A section of the Streptomyces sp. NBC_01591 genome encodes:
- a CDS encoding alpha/beta fold hydrolase, whose amino-acid sequence MRYLKKISSAVFGPVPISRDGALGVSERLAALTTLSSSLEYLHQHRHMEPGGLNDWEIMKRTPEAKNVALRKVADVVSGKKVTLALHATRAAVSFGMLLPGNSRWRGAGSLFLSGTNCLMQARHRFGTDGSDQVANLVQSVTGVARLAKKQETQDALLWYIGMQASMSYAISGWVKLVGDKWRDGTALPGVMRTRTYGSEPVYRLTQRYPKTSNFVQHTTLAMECFFPLVYVAGGRFTRPFLAAAGSFHVANGFIMGLGRFMTAFPAMHPMVAYTTAPKTYVAVTGRDDRAAKAAALLLAGGVAASVVVAAQRRAVVLEGWPTSRKVVTRHGNELMYETGGPESDAPVLVFCAGLASTSEHFAWITEWFAHGSDHAVVSYARAGYAGSRRRTKATYELAESVDDLEDLVRAVVPENRKVVLVGHSLGGELIRRVAERMPDRLVGLVYLDPSHPAELQRSDRQRAGAKDLRVTLTHVARYVRFGTGVLMSRPGWVDRLPPAYREKVFAQYTDARLWTAGKREWLAVEKEFTEFTGAIDPLTTPALIIAAQQTVDQDPEQFLLYNELARVHQGQGERGAVEVIEGADHDSMLTEARYAHQAARLMAEFLAAERRRDEADAVAAHEGGAER is encoded by the coding sequence TTGAGGTACCTGAAAAAGATCAGCTCGGCAGTTTTCGGCCCCGTGCCGATTTCCCGAGACGGGGCGTTAGGGGTATCGGAGAGGTTGGCGGCACTCACGACTTTGTCCTCTTCTCTCGAGTACCTGCACCAGCACAGACACATGGAACCCGGTGGGCTGAATGACTGGGAGATCATGAAGAGGACCCCGGAGGCCAAGAACGTAGCCCTCCGCAAGGTCGCGGACGTGGTGAGCGGAAAGAAGGTGACGCTGGCGCTGCATGCGACTCGGGCGGCAGTCAGTTTCGGCATGTTATTGCCTGGGAATTCGCGATGGCGCGGCGCTGGGAGCCTTTTCCTCAGTGGCACCAATTGCCTGATGCAAGCTCGCCACCGTTTCGGAACTGACGGATCGGACCAGGTGGCAAACTTGGTTCAGAGCGTGACCGGTGTGGCGCGGTTGGCAAAGAAGCAGGAAACTCAGGACGCGCTTCTGTGGTACATCGGAATGCAGGCGAGCATGTCCTATGCCATCTCCGGCTGGGTCAAGCTGGTGGGCGACAAATGGCGGGATGGAACAGCCCTTCCGGGAGTGATGCGGACGCGTACCTACGGTTCTGAACCGGTTTACCGCCTGACGCAGCGCTATCCGAAGACGTCCAATTTCGTTCAGCACACGACCTTGGCAATGGAGTGCTTCTTTCCGCTCGTCTATGTCGCCGGCGGCCGATTCACACGTCCGTTTCTGGCTGCTGCCGGCAGTTTTCACGTGGCCAACGGCTTCATCATGGGGCTCGGGCGGTTCATGACGGCATTCCCCGCGATGCATCCGATGGTCGCATACACCACGGCACCCAAGACCTACGTTGCTGTCACAGGGCGCGACGACCGGGCGGCCAAGGCGGCAGCCCTGCTGCTGGCTGGGGGAGTCGCTGCCAGTGTCGTGGTCGCGGCTCAGCGCAGGGCTGTGGTTCTCGAAGGCTGGCCGACCTCCCGGAAGGTCGTGACCCGGCACGGCAATGAGCTGATGTACGAGACAGGGGGCCCGGAGTCGGACGCTCCGGTCCTGGTGTTCTGCGCGGGACTGGCCTCGACATCGGAGCACTTCGCGTGGATCACTGAATGGTTCGCGCACGGCTCGGATCATGCCGTGGTGTCCTACGCACGGGCGGGTTATGCAGGGAGCCGCCGCCGCACCAAGGCAACCTACGAACTGGCGGAGTCGGTTGATGACTTGGAAGACCTGGTACGCGCGGTCGTACCGGAGAATCGCAAGGTGGTGCTGGTCGGGCACTCCCTGGGCGGCGAGCTGATCCGGCGAGTCGCTGAGCGCATGCCGGATCGACTAGTCGGCCTCGTCTATCTCGATCCGTCGCACCCTGCGGAACTCCAACGTTCGGATCGGCAGCGTGCTGGAGCGAAGGACCTTCGAGTCACGCTGACTCACGTGGCCCGCTACGTTCGGTTCGGCACGGGGGTGCTGATGAGTCGGCCAGGTTGGGTCGACAGATTGCCCCCGGCGTACCGCGAGAAGGTGTTCGCGCAGTACACCGATGCCCGGCTGTGGACAGCGGGCAAGCGGGAATGGCTGGCCGTCGAGAAAGAGTTCACCGAGTTCACGGGGGCCATCGATCCGCTTACCACACCTGCTTTGATCATCGCCGCGCAACAGACCGTGGACCAGGATCCGGAGCAGTTCCTGCTCTACAACGAGCTGGCTCGGGTCCATCAGGGCCAGGGCGAGCGGGGCGCGGTCGAAGTCATCGAGGGAGCCGATCACGACTCCATGCTGACCGAGGCGCGCTACGCCCACCAGGCGGCCCGGCTCATGGCCGAGTTCCTGGCCGCAGAGCGCCGGCGCGACGAGGCCGATGCGGTCGCCGCTCACGAGGGAGGTGCTGAACGATGA
- a CDS encoding ABC transporter ATP-binding protein, with protein sequence MGQEPHLRRQHCRDCRDCLGQEQAVNVSAVVCRHRLLLGAGILLGLVGTAATLLQPLLIGDLIEAVAVEEPTLRPILLLAGLFVADALLAATHFYLIGRGGENIVFDMRATLTARLLHSRIRAFNRLEHGDVFTRTVADTSLARVALSSSVSQMITSGFTVAGCVGVMVWLDWRMLLATAGCLGAASVIGLGLARAVRKAAVTNREDTSNYGSALLRVLGALTTVKASRAEEREAEHIGELADAARASGIHVTRLSAMLMPAMNVGTQVSLAVVIAWGMSRTATGALPIEDLTAFIMYLFYLVSPLVMLFMSLGEIQQGRAAIDRVNDLARIEAEPTEGAPASTPVAGTPAVEFKDVTFSYSDTAAPALSGVSFSLPTTGVTAIVGPSGAGKTTLFQLIERFQVPDAGSVCMAGTDIGTMRLDELRSRIGLVEQDAPLMRGTVRENLTYARPDATAADIDEALSAAHLADVVCALPDGLDTHLGEGGIGLSGGQRQRLAIARALLTRPDVLLLDEATSHLDSDSETALRAAISAIGARCLVLTIAHRLSTTIGADRILVIEDGKLRATGTHAELMEGDTTYKRLASRQMTPVGGGAR encoded by the coding sequence TTGGGCCAAGAGCCTCATCTTCGGCGGCAGCATTGCCGCGATTGCCGCGATTGCCTTGGGCAGGAGCAGGCAGTGAATGTATCTGCCGTCGTCTGCCGCCATCGGCTGCTGCTCGGCGCGGGCATCCTGCTGGGCCTGGTGGGAACTGCTGCAACGCTTCTGCAGCCCTTGCTCATCGGCGACCTGATCGAAGCGGTAGCCGTGGAAGAGCCAACCTTGCGGCCGATCCTGCTCCTTGCGGGACTCTTCGTCGCAGACGCGCTGCTTGCCGCCACCCACTTTTATCTCATCGGGCGAGGCGGCGAGAACATCGTCTTTGACATGCGGGCCACCCTCACCGCGCGCCTCCTGCACTCCCGCATCCGGGCGTTCAACCGGCTCGAACACGGTGACGTCTTCACCCGTACCGTCGCCGACACCTCGTTGGCACGCGTCGCGCTGTCCTCTTCCGTATCTCAGATGATCACCTCCGGATTCACGGTCGCGGGCTGCGTCGGCGTCATGGTCTGGCTCGATTGGCGGATGCTCTTGGCCACAGCAGGGTGCCTCGGAGCGGCCTCGGTGATCGGGCTCGGTCTGGCGCGAGCCGTGCGCAAGGCCGCGGTGACAAACCGCGAGGACACCAGCAACTACGGCTCGGCACTCCTGCGTGTTCTTGGTGCCCTCACCACAGTGAAAGCCTCCCGCGCCGAGGAACGCGAAGCCGAACACATCGGAGAACTGGCCGACGCCGCGCGGGCGAGTGGTATCCACGTCACCCGCCTGTCGGCGATGCTGATGCCCGCGATGAACGTCGGCACCCAGGTGTCCCTTGCCGTGGTCATCGCCTGGGGTATGTCCCGTACCGCCACGGGCGCTCTGCCCATCGAAGACCTCACCGCGTTCATCATGTACCTCTTCTACCTGGTGTCCCCGCTGGTGATGCTGTTCATGTCGCTCGGGGAGATCCAGCAGGGCCGGGCCGCCATCGATCGAGTAAACGACCTGGCCCGCATCGAGGCCGAGCCCACCGAAGGGGCTCCGGCCTCAACACCCGTTGCGGGGACGCCTGCCGTCGAGTTCAAAGACGTCACGTTCTCCTACAGCGACACCGCCGCGCCTGCCCTGAGTGGAGTGTCGTTCTCGCTGCCGACCACTGGCGTGACCGCGATCGTGGGTCCTTCCGGGGCGGGCAAGACTACCCTTTTCCAGCTCATTGAACGCTTCCAGGTGCCCGATGCAGGATCGGTCTGCATGGCCGGCACGGACATAGGCACCATGCGCCTGGACGAACTACGGTCCCGAATCGGTCTCGTCGAGCAGGACGCTCCCCTGATGCGCGGAACTGTCAGGGAGAACCTCACCTACGCCCGCCCTGATGCCACTGCTGCGGACATCGACGAAGCCCTGTCCGCGGCTCACCTCGCTGACGTCGTCTGCGCTCTGCCGGACGGCCTGGACACCCACCTTGGAGAGGGCGGCATCGGCCTGTCCGGCGGGCAGCGACAGCGCCTCGCTATAGCCCGCGCCCTGCTCACCCGCCCGGACGTACTGCTGCTGGACGAAGCCACCTCGCACCTCGACTCCGACTCCGAGACAGCGCTGCGTGCGGCAATCTCGGCCATCGGTGCGCGGTGCCTCGTCCTCACGATTGCGCACCGTCTCTCCACCACCATTGGCGCCGATCGCATCCTCGTGATCGAGGACGGAAAGCTGCGTGCCACTGGTACGCACGCCGAGTTGATGGAGGGCGACACGACGTACAAACGCCTCGCCAGCAGGCAGATGACTCCCGTCGGAGGAGGTGCGCGGTGA
- a CDS encoding class I SAM-dependent DNA methyltransferase, producing the protein MNGHVDDIGYGKQFASWYDRLFPKDANAVTTAETLVRLHPDPEKGTLEFGVGTGRIAIPLSQKVGHIIGVDSSPEMLALLADAPGSSDVTGVHADIRSYSDDRAYALVYAVCGVLSMLLTPEDQQKAVQRAAGLLSPGGRLVIESGNRPAVEAMHEGLARTTLFVPYPEPGTGLQTHSTLPPGSDLWQCSHVWYESDGTTRVGSELARLTTPDEVDTYAVEAGLTPEARYADWQLSPYTSQYPMFLTTYRKGV; encoded by the coding sequence ATGAACGGTCACGTAGACGACATCGGCTACGGCAAGCAGTTCGCCAGCTGGTATGACCGCCTTTTCCCCAAGGACGCCAACGCCGTCACCACCGCGGAGACGCTCGTCCGCCTTCATCCCGACCCTGAGAAGGGCACCCTGGAGTTCGGCGTGGGCACCGGCCGCATCGCCATCCCGCTCTCCCAGAAGGTCGGCCACATCATTGGCGTCGACTCTTCACCGGAGATGCTGGCGCTGCTGGCCGACGCTCCCGGAAGCTCGGACGTCACAGGTGTACACGCAGACATTCGCTCGTACAGCGACGACCGCGCTTACGCTCTCGTGTACGCGGTCTGTGGCGTCCTGTCCATGCTCCTGACCCCAGAGGACCAGCAGAAGGCCGTACAGCGGGCGGCCGGGCTCCTGTCACCCGGGGGCCGCCTGGTGATCGAGAGCGGCAACCGGCCAGCCGTCGAGGCAATGCACGAGGGCCTTGCGCGAACAACCCTGTTCGTCCCGTATCCAGAACCTGGCACGGGGCTGCAGACGCACTCGACCCTTCCCCCTGGATCTGATCTCTGGCAGTGCTCCCACGTCTGGTACGAATCCGACGGAACCACCCGCGTGGGGAGTGAACTCGCCCGTCTGACCACCCCGGACGAGGTCGACACCTACGCCGTCGAGGCCGGGCTCACTCCCGAAGCCCGGTACGCCGACTGGCAGTTGTCTCCGTACACGTCCCAGTACCCGATGTTCCTCACCACTTATCGGAAGGGCGTATGA
- a CDS encoding alpha/beta hydrolase, with translation MDTRRSLRILATVLGTAGLLISGCTSGGSTSASPTTAPASSAPAVPAALKSYYAQQLKWRNCGVEGFQCTTMIAPLDYKKPDSGDIKLAVARKKATGPGKRIGSLLVNPGGPGGSAIEYLQSYAAVGYPAQVRARYDMVAIDPRGVARSEPVVCLTGPQMDTYTQVDQTPDDAGEVTDLGGAYKQFASGCEKRSGEVLPHVSTVETARDMDMLRALLGDEKLHYVGASYGTFLGATYAGLFPARVGRLVLDGAMDPSLNAVDLNRDQTAGFETAFQAFAADCVKKAGCPLGTTSTADAATRLKRLFADLDARPIDTGDSRRLTESLGTTGVIAAMYDESAWPQLREALAAAQKGDGSGLLSLSDGYYERRPNGTYANLMFANAAVNCLDLPPAFADAKAVTRAVPSFEKASPVFGKAFAWAALNCAHWPTPPTGTPHRIEAKGAAPIVVVGTTRDPATPYKWAESLADQLSSGTLLTYQGDGHTAYGRGSDCIDTAINTYLLEGTPPAKGKKCS, from the coding sequence ATGGACACCAGGCGCTCGCTCCGCATTCTGGCCACCGTGCTCGGCACTGCCGGCCTCCTCATCTCCGGCTGCACCAGCGGCGGTTCGACGAGCGCCTCGCCGACCACAGCGCCCGCATCGTCCGCGCCGGCCGTCCCCGCAGCGCTCAAGTCGTACTACGCGCAGCAGCTGAAGTGGCGGAACTGCGGTGTCGAGGGGTTCCAGTGCACAACGATGATCGCGCCACTGGACTACAAGAAGCCGGACAGCGGCGACATCAAGCTGGCCGTCGCCCGTAAGAAGGCCACCGGACCCGGCAAGCGGATCGGCTCCCTCCTGGTGAACCCGGGCGGCCCCGGCGGTTCGGCCATCGAATATCTCCAGAGCTACGCGGCCGTCGGCTACCCGGCCCAGGTCCGGGCCCGGTACGACATGGTCGCCATCGACCCGCGTGGAGTGGCCCGCAGCGAGCCCGTCGTATGCCTCACCGGTCCGCAGATGGACACCTACACCCAGGTCGACCAGACGCCGGACGACGCCGGCGAGGTCACCGACCTGGGCGGCGCGTACAAGCAGTTCGCGAGCGGCTGCGAGAAGCGCTCCGGCGAGGTCCTGCCCCATGTCTCCACCGTCGAGACCGCCCGCGACATGGACATGCTGCGAGCCCTGCTCGGCGACGAGAAGCTGCACTACGTCGGGGCGTCGTACGGCACCTTCCTCGGCGCGACGTACGCCGGACTCTTCCCGGCCCGGGTCGGCCGTCTGGTCCTCGACGGTGCGATGGACCCGTCGCTCAACGCCGTCGACTTGAACCGCGACCAGACCGCGGGCTTCGAGACAGCGTTCCAGGCCTTCGCCGCCGACTGCGTGAAGAAGGCGGGTTGCCCGCTCGGCACCACCTCGACCGCCGATGCCGCCACCCGTCTGAAGCGGCTCTTCGCCGACCTCGACGCCCGGCCGATCGACACCGGCGACTCCCGCAGGCTCACCGAATCCCTGGGCACCACGGGGGTCATCGCCGCCATGTACGACGAGTCGGCCTGGCCCCAGCTCCGCGAGGCCCTCGCCGCCGCCCAGAAGGGCGACGGCTCCGGCCTGCTCTCCCTGTCGGACGGCTACTACGAACGCCGGCCGAACGGCACGTACGCCAACCTCATGTTCGCCAACGCCGCCGTGAACTGCCTGGACCTGCCGCCCGCCTTCGCCGACGCCAAGGCCGTCACCCGGGCCGTTCCCAGCTTCGAGAAGGCATCCCCGGTCTTCGGCAAGGCCTTCGCCTGGGCCGCCCTGAACTGCGCCCACTGGCCGACCCCGCCCACCGGCACCCCCCACCGCATCGAGGCGAAGGGCGCGGCCCCGATCGTCGTGGTCGGCACGACCCGCGATCCGGCCACCCCGTACAAGTGGGCCGAGTCCCTGGCCGACCAGCTCTCCTCCGGCACCCTCCTCACCTACCAGGGCGACGGCCACACGGCGTACGGCCGCGGCAGCGACTGCATCGACACGGCGATCAACACCTACCTCCTGGAAGGCACCCCGCCGGCCAAGGGCAAGAAGTGCTCCTGA
- the tmk gene encoding dTMP kinase, translating to MTRAEQPTVVSPTSDTLAADSRERAVRALLRVPPLKRLWSAQLVGSTGDALALLVLVLMSLQAAVLEGSFGAGYRGAAFAVAAVFGARILATLLFGAVLLGPLTTLTAPGGPLDRRWLMIGADGLRLALLVVAPLWIDWMPDKALMMILITVFVVGAAERLWTVAKDGAAPALLPAPPPEGAAVRPLPDHLDALRRLSIRTDFAAIPAAAAVLLIATLVGNLLGSGLEWFSIHQAALGSYVAAGLFSASISTLYFLELPGTQTPRPRSPLEGLRRPSTGSGPDKGRTGAVPLVVGASAAVAGAIAAAAAVSVLHAADLGGGPVTFALLILALTGATGVGIRTAGKVLPTLSRRRLLALATAVTGIALLAMGLVPDTATVLMIAVLAGYAAGVAAHTGHVLVDQETEEFRRARTTEHLQAVVRVLIAIGALAGPLLAAAIGTHRLVSGDFVFEHGGAAFALMLIGALLLPVAVIVLAKTDDRSGVPLRRDLREALRGGDPAVAPAATGFFIALEGGDGAGKSTQVEALAEWIRAKGHEVVVTREPGATPVGKRLRSILLDVSSAGLSNRAEALLYAADRAEHVDSVVRPALERGAIVISDRYIDSSVAYQGAGRDLSPTEIARISRWATSGLVPNLTVLLDVDPETARERFTEAPDRLESEPPEFHARVRAGFLTLAAADSTRYLVVDAGQDPESITTVVRHRLDQLLPLSEAEIKAQEEARKAAEEEARRKAEEEAARKAEEERLERERQEQLAKLRAEEEERKARELEEARRREAERQAEEARQRAEEARRVAEEERVRREAEEAAREAEQARLRRQAEEEARLRREAEALRLEKQRKAEEALLRAEEARRRAEAEAAAAAEKARAEAAAAASVPENEITVPTPIVNPNDVTQQVPAPDSTSRSSDDAETAMIPKIQDRSERPGAADETAVLPPVRDADPADRIPRGMFRDERPAGSVPESENERTRELPQIGDPHTGASQQPAQDHWEGEERVARRPRPDWAEETPLDDLPTLADELLGDHRDQHDDGDPGRSGRGRRPRR from the coding sequence ATGACGCGAGCCGAGCAGCCAACGGTCGTGAGCCCCACCTCCGACACACTTGCCGCAGACTCACGCGAGCGCGCCGTACGAGCCCTGTTGCGTGTTCCCCCGCTGAAGCGGTTGTGGAGCGCGCAGCTCGTCGGCAGTACCGGCGATGCCCTCGCCCTTCTCGTGCTGGTGCTGATGTCGCTGCAAGCGGCGGTCCTTGAGGGCTCATTCGGAGCCGGGTACCGAGGCGCGGCCTTTGCCGTGGCCGCGGTGTTCGGTGCCCGGATCCTTGCCACCCTGCTCTTCGGAGCCGTACTCCTCGGGCCGCTGACGACGCTCACCGCGCCCGGAGGACCGCTGGACCGGCGGTGGCTGATGATCGGGGCGGACGGGCTGCGGCTCGCGCTGCTGGTCGTCGCGCCGCTGTGGATCGACTGGATGCCCGACAAGGCACTCATGATGATCCTCATCACCGTCTTCGTCGTCGGCGCGGCCGAACGCCTGTGGACGGTCGCCAAGGACGGCGCCGCCCCCGCGCTGCTGCCCGCCCCGCCCCCCGAGGGGGCCGCGGTGCGCCCGCTGCCCGACCACCTCGACGCCCTGCGCCGGCTCTCCATCCGTACCGACTTCGCCGCGATCCCGGCGGCGGCGGCCGTGCTGCTGATCGCCACCCTCGTCGGCAACCTGCTGGGCTCCGGCCTGGAGTGGTTCTCGATCCACCAGGCGGCCCTCGGCTCGTACGTGGCGGCCGGGCTCTTCTCGGCGTCGATCTCCACCCTGTACTTCCTGGAACTGCCCGGTACGCAGACCCCCCGCCCGCGCTCGCCGCTGGAGGGCCTGCGGCGGCCGTCGACCGGCAGCGGACCCGACAAGGGCCGCACCGGAGCCGTCCCGCTGGTCGTCGGCGCATCGGCCGCGGTCGCCGGGGCCATCGCCGCGGCCGCCGCCGTCTCGGTGCTGCACGCCGCCGACCTGGGCGGCGGACCCGTCACCTTCGCGCTGCTGATCCTCGCCCTGACCGGCGCCACGGGGGTCGGCATCCGGACCGCGGGGAAGGTGCTGCCCACCCTGTCGCGGCGCCGGCTGCTCGCACTCGCCACCGCCGTCACCGGCATCGCGCTGCTCGCCATGGGCCTCGTGCCGGACACGGCGACCGTGCTGATGATCGCGGTGCTCGCCGGTTACGCCGCGGGCGTCGCCGCCCACACCGGTCATGTCCTGGTCGACCAGGAGACCGAGGAGTTCCGCCGCGCCAGGACCACCGAGCACCTCCAGGCCGTCGTACGGGTCCTCATCGCGATCGGCGCGCTCGCGGGCCCGCTGCTGGCCGCCGCGATCGGCACCCACCGGCTGGTCTCGGGCGACTTCGTCTTCGAGCACGGTGGAGCGGCCTTCGCCCTGATGCTGATCGGCGCCCTGCTGCTGCCGGTCGCCGTGATCGTCCTCGCCAAGACGGACGACCGCTCCGGGGTACCTCTGCGCCGCGATCTGCGTGAGGCGCTGCGCGGCGGCGACCCGGCCGTCGCCCCCGCTGCGACCGGCTTCTTCATCGCCCTGGAGGGCGGCGACGGCGCGGGCAAGTCCACCCAGGTCGAGGCGCTCGCCGAGTGGATCCGCGCCAAGGGCCACGAGGTCGTCGTCACCCGCGAGCCGGGCGCGACGCCGGTCGGCAAGCGGCTGCGCTCGATCCTGCTCGACGTGTCCTCGGCCGGGCTGTCCAACCGGGCCGAGGCACTGCTGTACGCCGCCGACCGCGCCGAGCACGTCGACTCGGTCGTCCGCCCCGCGCTGGAGCGCGGCGCGATCGTCATCTCCGACCGCTACATCGACTCGTCCGTGGCCTACCAGGGCGCGGGCCGCGACCTCTCCCCGACCGAGATCGCCCGGATCTCGCGCTGGGCGACGAGCGGGCTCGTACCCAACCTGACGGTGCTGCTGGACGTCGATCCGGAGACCGCGCGGGAACGGTTCACCGAGGCCCCCGACCGGCTGGAGTCCGAGCCGCCGGAGTTCCACGCCCGGGTGCGGGCCGGCTTCCTGACGCTGGCCGCGGCCGACTCGACCCGCTACCTGGTGGTGGACGCGGGCCAGGACCCGGAGTCGATCACCACGGTCGTACGCCACCGGCTCGACCAGCTCCTTCCGCTCTCCGAGGCCGAGATCAAGGCCCAGGAGGAGGCGCGCAAGGCCGCCGAGGAGGAAGCCAGGCGCAAGGCCGAGGAAGAGGCGGCCCGCAAGGCCGAGGAGGAGCGGCTGGAGCGCGAGCGGCAGGAACAGCTCGCCAAGCTCCGTGCCGAGGAGGAGGAGCGCAAGGCCCGCGAGCTGGAGGAGGCCCGCCGGCGCGAGGCCGAACGCCAGGCGGAGGAGGCCCGGCAGCGGGCCGAGGAAGCCCGCCGGGTGGCCGAGGAGGAGCGGGTCCGGCGAGAGGCCGAGGAAGCGGCCCGTGAGGCCGAGCAGGCCAGGCTGCGCAGGCAGGCCGAGGAGGAGGCGCGGCTGCGCAGGGAGGCCGAGGCGCTGCGGCTGGAGAAGCAGCGCAAGGCCGAAGAGGCGCTGCTGCGGGCCGAGGAGGCGCGCAGGCGTGCGGAGGCCGAGGCCGCCGCCGCGGCGGAGAAGGCCCGTGCGGAGGCCGCTGCGGCGGCGTCCGTACCGGAGAACGAGATCACCGTGCCGACGCCGATCGTCAACCCGAACGACGTGACGCAGCAGGTGCCCGCGCCGGACAGCACGTCCAGGTCCTCCGACGACGCCGAGACGGCGATGATCCCCAAGATCCAGGACCGGTCGGAGCGGCCCGGTGCGGCGGACGAGACCGCGGTCCTTCCTCCGGTGCGGGACGCGGATCCGGCGGACCGGATTCCGCGGGGCATGTTCCGCGACGAGCGCCCGGCGGGCTCCGTACCGGAGAGCGAGAACGAGCGCACCCGCGAGCTTCCGCAGATCGGCGATCCGCACACGGGTGCCTCGCAGCAGCCGGCCCAGGATCACTGGGAGGGCGAGGAGCGCGTCGCCCGCCGTCCTCGTCCCGACTGGGCCGAGGAGACCCCGCTGGACGATCTGCCGACGCTGGCGGACGAGCTGCTGGGCGATCACCGCGACCAGCACGACGACGGGGACCCGGGCCGCTCGGGCCGGGGACGCCGCCCGCGTCGCTGA
- a CDS encoding DNA polymerase III subunit delta', which yields MTVWDDLVGQDRVQEQLGAAARDADALVTAHSAGESVPPGSKMTHAWLFTGPPGSGCSTAARAFAAALQCTSPDRALGGAPGCGFCDGCHTSLIGTHADVEVVRTDLLSIGVKETRDLVRRAQLSPAVGRWQVIVLEDADRLTEGAGNVLLKAVEEPAPRTVWLLCAPSLEDVLPTIRSRCRHLTLRTPPVDAVADVLIRRDGIDPERAASAARATQGHIGRARRLATDERARSRRAAVLKLPLRVEDIGGCLKAAQELIDTATDDAKQVSEEVDVKETEEMKAALGAAAGGRLPRGTAGVMKELEDRQKRRKTRTQRDSLDLALTDLTGFYRDVLAIQLGSRIAIANADAEDALDRIARSSTPERTLRRIEAVIACRRALDRNVAPLLAVEAMTMALRAG from the coding sequence ATGACCGTATGGGACGACCTGGTCGGCCAGGACCGGGTGCAGGAGCAGCTCGGCGCCGCCGCCCGGGACGCCGATGCGCTGGTCACCGCCCACTCCGCGGGGGAATCGGTCCCTCCGGGGTCGAAGATGACCCACGCCTGGCTGTTCACGGGGCCGCCGGGCTCCGGCTGCTCCACCGCCGCCCGGGCCTTCGCCGCCGCCCTCCAGTGCACCAGCCCCGATCGCGCCCTGGGCGGCGCACCCGGATGCGGCTTCTGCGACGGCTGCCACACCAGCCTCATCGGCACGCACGCCGACGTCGAGGTGGTCCGTACCGACCTTCTCTCCATCGGTGTGAAGGAGACCCGCGACCTGGTCCGCCGCGCCCAGCTCTCCCCGGCCGTCGGCCGCTGGCAGGTCATCGTCCTGGAGGACGCCGACCGGCTCACCGAAGGCGCGGGGAACGTACTGCTGAAGGCGGTCGAGGAGCCCGCGCCCCGCACGGTGTGGCTGCTCTGCGCGCCCTCCCTCGAAGACGTGCTGCCCACCATCCGCTCGCGCTGCCGTCACCTCACGCTGCGCACACCCCCGGTCGACGCGGTCGCCGACGTCCTGATCAGGCGTGACGGCATCGATCCGGAGCGGGCCGCGTCCGCCGCCCGGGCCACTCAGGGCCACATCGGCAGGGCGCGCCGCCTCGCGACCGACGAGCGGGCCCGCTCGCGTCGCGCCGCCGTGCTCAAACTTCCGTTGCGGGTCGAGGACATCGGGGGCTGCCTCAAGGCCGCCCAGGAGCTGATCGACACCGCCACCGATGACGCCAAGCAGGTCTCCGAGGAGGTCGACGTCAAGGAGACGGAAGAGATGAAGGCCGCGCTTGGTGCCGCCGCCGGGGGACGGCTGCCGCGCGGTACCGCAGGGGTGATGAAGGAGCTGGAGGACAGGCAGAAGCGCCGCAAGACGCGTACGCAGCGCGACAGCCTCGATCTGGCGCTCACCGATCTGACCGGCTTCTACCGTGACGTACTGGCCATCCAGCTGGGCTCGCGGATCGCCATCGCCAACGCGGACGCGGAGGACGCCCTCGACCGCATCGCCCGCTCCTCCACGCCCGAGCGGACCCTGCGCCGGATAGAGGCGGTGATCGCCTGCCGCCGGGCGCTGGACCGCAATGTGGCGCCGCTGCTCGCGGTGGAGGCGATGACGATGGCGCTGCGCGCGGGCTGA